A window from Vigna angularis cultivar LongXiaoDou No.4 chromosome 7, ASM1680809v1, whole genome shotgun sequence encodes these proteins:
- the LOC108336250 gene encoding delta(8)-fatty-acid desaturase 2 produces the protein MDPPATYISSSELRKHNTRNDAWISIHGKIYDVSSWLHRHPGGALPLLTVAGTDATDAFLAFHPPSSAAALLPAFSTGLLLSDYAVSAASSDYRKLHSKLSELNLFERKGHTTLILLSLILTLLPLCVCGVVFSDSTFVHLLSGALIGFLWIQSGWIGHDSGHYNVMLNRRFNRVAQILSGNVLAGISIAWWKWNHNAHHIACNSLDFDPDLQHLPFFVVSSKFFNSLTSQFYDRKLNFDSLARFLVSYQHWTYYPVMCFARVNLFAQSFFLLLSNRKVESRGIEVLGLLAFWVWYPLLVSFLPNWWERVLFVVVSFSVTGIQHVQFCLNHFSSKVYLGPPSGGDWFEKQTNGTLDVSCSAWMDWFHGGLQFQVEHHLFPRLPRCHLRKIAPLVKDLCKKHNLPYNCVSFWKANVLTIQTLRNAALQARDGSGPAPKNLVWEAVNTHG, from the coding sequence ATGGACCCTCCCGCAACCTACATTTCCTCCTCCGAACTCCGCAAACACAACACGCGCAACGACGCGTGGATCTCAATCCATGGCAAAATCTACGACGTCTCCTCCTGGCTCCACCGCCATCCCGGCGGCGCCCTCCCGCTTCTCACCGTTGCCGGCACAGACGCCACTGACGCCTTCCTCGCCTTCCACCCGCCCTCCTCCGCCGCCGCCCTCCTCCCCGCATTTTCCACTGGCCTCCTCCTCTCTGACTACGCCGTCTCTGCCGCCTCCTCCGACTACCGGAAGCTCCACTCCAAGCTCTCCGAACTCAACCTCTTCGAACGCAAGGGCCACACCACCCTCATCTTGCTCTCCCTCATCCTCACCCTCCTCCCTCTCTGCGTCTGCGGCGTCGTCTTCTCCGACAGCACGTTCGTGCACTTGCTCTCCGGCGCCTTGATCGGCTTCCTCTGGATTCAGAGCGGCTGGATTGGCCATGACTCCGGTCACTACAACGTCATGCTCAATCGCCGCTTTAACCGCGTAGCGCAGATCCTTTCCGGCAACGTTCTCGCCGGAATCAGCATTGCCTGGTGGAAGTGGAACCACAACGCGCACCACATTGCGTGCAACAGCCTCGACTTCGACCCCGATCTTCAGCACCTACCCTTCTTCGTGGTCTCGTCTAAGTTTTTCAACTCTCTGACTTCCCAATTTTACGATAGAAAGCTCAATTTCGATTCCCTCGCTAGGTTTTTGGTCAGTTATCAGCATTGGACTTACTACCCCGTCATGTGCTTCGCGAGGGTTAACCTTTTTGCTCAgtcttttttccttttgttgTCGAACAGAAAAGTGGAGAGCAGAGGAATTGAGGTTTTAGGGTTGCTTGCGTTTTGGGTTTGGTACCCTTTATTGGTCTCTTTTTTGCCAAATTGGTGGGAGAGGGTTTTGTTCGTTGTGGTAAGCTTTTCTGTGACGGGTATTCAGCATGTGCAGTTTTGCTTAAACCATTTCTCTTCCAAAGTTTACCTTGGTCCTCCAAGTGGTGGTGATTGGTTTGAGAAGCAGACTAATGGGACTCTTGATGTCAGCTGTTCTGCTTGGATGGACTGGTTTCACGGTGGCCTGCAGTTTCAGGTGGAGCACCATTTGTTTCCCCGGCTGCCGCGCTGCCATCTGAGGAAGATCGCGCCTTTGGTTAAGGATCTGTGCAAGAAGCATAACCTTCCCTACAATTGTGTGTCCTTTTGGAAGGCCAATGTGCTCACTATTCAGACACTGCGAAACGCGGCGTTGCAGGCCAGGGATGGATCTGGGCCGGCTCCCAAGAATTTGGTTTGGGAGGCTGTTAACACCCATGGATGA